A window of the Radiobacillus deserti genome harbors these coding sequences:
- a CDS encoding DEAD/DEAH box helicase — MNPFRTITSVFRPAALDWIPTSKPAVSDTPHATLSTEYAGRLLLRREVPIDESTFQKLLSMQYFTEIDPFERLPFGYRCRRCGNQASHLFAQMSCAVCQGKHPYCRSCIEMGRVSTCEALYIWTGPAPNWPPVLEACKWKGQLTKAQQHASKQLVKAVREKKELLIWAVCGSGKTEMVFEGIGHALEQGLRVCLATPRVDVVRELLPRFRAAFPTIPISALYGGSTDQTSASPFVLATTHQLLRYARAFDVLVIDEIDSFPFHKSKTLPYAAKRAAKQSSTTIYLTATPRKSLKRKLERNVLDVVFVPNRFHGHPLPVPSMVMCWDLRKTLEKLPKAFRRWIRTRENRDRQLLIFVSTIRLAEDVKAKLEEVGRSKQNVAAVYSTDPERESKVQKFRNRELTVLVTTTILERGVTFPSVDVAVLDAGHDVFDEEALVQIAGRAGRSSKDPDGEVIFFHNGRTEAMVKAISSIRKMNKRGGFS, encoded by the coding sequence GTGAACCCTTTTCGTACTATTACTTCCGTTTTTCGTCCAGCTGCTTTAGACTGGATCCCCACTTCGAAACCTGCAGTGTCAGACACCCCTCATGCTACTTTATCGACTGAATATGCTGGAAGACTTCTACTGCGACGAGAGGTTCCTATAGATGAATCAACTTTTCAAAAACTCCTCTCTATGCAATATTTTACTGAAATAGACCCCTTTGAGCGTTTACCTTTCGGATATAGATGTAGAAGGTGCGGCAATCAAGCATCTCATCTATTTGCTCAAATGTCTTGTGCGGTTTGTCAGGGAAAGCATCCTTACTGTCGAAGCTGTATTGAGATGGGTCGAGTTTCTACATGTGAAGCACTGTATATATGGACCGGTCCAGCCCCTAACTGGCCTCCTGTTCTGGAGGCGTGTAAGTGGAAAGGACAACTGACAAAAGCGCAGCAGCATGCTTCTAAACAACTTGTAAAAGCGGTGAGAGAGAAGAAAGAACTGCTCATCTGGGCCGTTTGCGGATCGGGAAAGACCGAAATGGTGTTTGAGGGAATAGGACATGCTTTAGAGCAGGGTCTTCGTGTTTGTTTGGCAACCCCTAGAGTGGACGTCGTTCGAGAGCTTCTCCCGCGTTTTCGAGCCGCATTTCCAACGATTCCAATCTCTGCCCTTTATGGAGGAAGTACCGATCAAACCTCAGCCTCTCCCTTTGTCTTAGCTACGACGCACCAGCTTCTTCGCTATGCAAGAGCTTTTGACGTCCTCGTTATCGATGAAATTGATTCATTCCCTTTTCATAAAAGTAAAACACTACCATATGCTGCGAAGCGAGCGGCCAAACAGTCCTCCACAACCATTTACTTAACAGCCACACCAAGAAAAAGCTTGAAGAGAAAACTGGAACGAAACGTGTTGGATGTCGTATTTGTTCCCAATCGATTTCACGGACATCCATTACCCGTCCCGTCTATGGTGATGTGTTGGGATTTACGTAAAACCCTCGAAAAGTTACCAAAAGCATTCCGCCGATGGATTCGAACAAGGGAGAATAGGGACCGTCAGCTACTTATATTCGTCTCTACGATTCGACTAGCGGAGGATGTGAAAGCTAAGTTGGAGGAGGTAGGACGTTCAAAACAGAACGTGGCAGCAGTTTACTCGACAGATCCTGAACGAGAAAGCAAGGTGCAGAAATTTAGAAATAGAGAGCTCACCGTATTAGTTACGACAACTATTTTGGAAAGAGGAGTGACGTTTCCATCTGTAGACGTCGCTGTATTGGACGCTGGTCATGACGTGTTCGATGAAGAAGCACTCGTCCAGATAGCAGGTCGAGCAGGAAGAAGCTCGAAGGATCCAGATGGAGAAGTTATCTTTTTCCATAATGGAAGAACAGAAGCAATGGTAAAAGCAATATCGTCCATCCGGAAGATGAATAAAAGAGGTGGGTTTTCATGA
- a CDS encoding DegV family protein, giving the protein MKIAVMTDSTAYIPASIREAKDIHMVPLSVVFGEETFQEEIDLTTEAFYKKVKQSEQLPKTTQPAIGLIVEKLEQLAQDFDAVISIHLSSGISGTYQTVTSAGDMVEGINVYPYDSEISAMAQGFYVLEASRLAQAGNHTPEQIIARLDEMKQSMRAYFLVDDLSNLHRGGRLNGAQALIGSVLQVKPLLHFVDKQIVPFEKIRTKKKALKRMYDLFEEDAKTGKPIKACVIHANSPEEAEEMKVELEQTYDHIDVSISYFGPVIGTHLGEGALGLAWYLE; this is encoded by the coding sequence ATGAAAATAGCTGTAATGACAGATAGTACTGCATACATCCCTGCTTCCATAAGAGAAGCAAAAGATATTCATATGGTCCCATTGAGCGTCGTGTTTGGAGAGGAAACCTTTCAAGAAGAAATAGATCTCACAACGGAAGCGTTTTATAAAAAGGTGAAACAATCCGAGCAGCTTCCTAAAACGACTCAACCAGCTATTGGCCTGATCGTAGAGAAATTGGAGCAATTAGCACAGGACTTTGATGCTGTTATTTCGATTCACTTATCTAGTGGAATCAGTGGGACATATCAAACTGTCACATCTGCAGGAGATATGGTGGAAGGCATTAACGTATATCCTTATGATTCTGAAATTAGTGCAATGGCCCAAGGCTTTTACGTATTAGAAGCAAGCCGCCTAGCGCAAGCTGGCAATCATACACCAGAACAAATCATCGCACGATTAGATGAAATGAAGCAATCCATGCGCGCCTATTTCTTAGTAGATGATTTAAGTAACCTTCACCGTGGTGGTCGATTGAATGGAGCGCAAGCATTAATAGGCAGTGTATTGCAAGTGAAGCCACTTCTTCATTTTGTAGATAAGCAAATTGTTCCGTTTGAAAAAATTCGGACAAAGAAAAAAGCACTAAAACGTATGTATGATTTGTTTGAAGAAGATGCAAAAACAGGCAAGCCTATAAAGGCTTGTGTTATTCATGCGAATAGTCCAGAAGAAGCAGAGGAAATGAAAGTAGAGCTTGAACAAACCTATGATCATATCGATGTTTCCATTAGTTATTTTGGTCCCGTAATTGGTACTCACCTTGGAGAAGGTGCACTTGGACTTGCATGGTATTTGGAATAG
- a CDS encoding response regulator yields the protein MTTNIVLIDDHKLFREGVKRILEFEPTFEVVAEGNDGSSALQLVEQYKPNVVLMDINMPNINGVEATSELIKHHPEVSVIILSIHDDENYVTHALKSGAQGYLLKEMDSNALIEAIKVVSEGGSYLHPKVTHNLVQEYRRLSEVSTSQVAERMVEYRKPLHLLTRRECEVLQLLADGKSNRGVAEALYISEKTVKNHVSNILQKMSVNDRTQAVVTAIRNGWVEVV from the coding sequence ATGACAACTAATATAGTATTAATTGATGATCACAAGTTGTTTAGAGAAGGGGTTAAGAGAATACTAGAATTTGAACCGACCTTCGAAGTGGTCGCAGAGGGCAACGATGGCTCTTCAGCATTACAGCTAGTCGAACAGTACAAGCCAAACGTCGTGTTAATGGATATTAATATGCCAAATATTAACGGTGTTGAGGCAACGTCTGAACTTATCAAACACCATCCTGAAGTGAGTGTCATCATACTTTCCATTCATGATGATGAAAACTATGTGACACACGCACTAAAGTCTGGGGCACAGGGGTACCTTCTAAAAGAAATGGATTCCAACGCATTGATTGAAGCAATTAAGGTCGTAAGTGAGGGAGGCTCTTATTTACACCCGAAGGTAACCCATAATTTAGTTCAAGAATATCGTCGCTTATCCGAGGTAAGCACAAGCCAGGTCGCCGAGAGAATGGTGGAATATCGAAAACCATTACACTTACTAACGAGACGCGAATGTGAGGTTCTTCAGCTATTAGCGGATGGGAAAAGTAATCGTGGTGTAGCAGAAGCATTATATATTAGTGAAAAAACCGTCAAGAACCATGTGAGCAATATCTTACAAAAAATGAGTGTGAATGATCGTACGCAAGCTGTTGTAACAGCTATTCGAAATGGCTGGGTCGAAGTTGTGTAA
- a CDS encoding sensor histidine kinase encodes MARSDERKLDFIIDEMIDAVSNSKDEIFSIGEDSRKEFEKLRNLLSETKATVQRVIKEGDDLEQKVRFSRIRLSKVSQHFDQYNENQIREIYDQTHKLQTELTMKREKERNLREKRDDLERRLINLERTVARAESLVGRISVVLNYLSDDFKQVGDLLQEAHEKQEFGLRIIEAQEEERRRLSREMHDGPAQMLANILLRSELIDRTFRERSPEEALEEIKDMRKMVRSSLYEVRRIIYDLRPMALDDLGLIPTMKKYLANMSEYNKIDIEFTTHGKERRFNSKYEVALFRLVQESVQNAIKHAEASSIQVKVEITESAVLVVIKDDGKGFDTKHKKDHSFGLVGMKERVDMLEGQLKITSKVGKGTTIFIQVPLNE; translated from the coding sequence ATGGCAAGGTCAGATGAGAGAAAACTAGATTTTATAATTGATGAAATGATAGATGCCGTAAGCAACAGCAAAGATGAAATCTTTTCAATCGGTGAGGATTCGCGCAAAGAATTTGAAAAACTAAGAAATCTATTAAGTGAAACGAAAGCAACAGTGCAGCGGGTTATTAAAGAAGGGGATGATCTTGAACAAAAAGTACGTTTTTCAAGAATTCGACTTTCTAAAGTAAGCCAACATTTTGATCAATATAATGAAAATCAAATTAGAGAAATCTATGACCAAACCCATAAGCTTCAAACTGAACTCACGATGAAGCGGGAAAAAGAACGGAATCTTCGCGAAAAACGAGATGACTTAGAACGACGTTTGATTAATCTTGAACGAACAGTTGCTCGTGCAGAAAGTTTAGTTGGTAGAATATCGGTCGTATTGAATTACTTAAGTGATGACTTTAAACAAGTTGGAGACCTTTTGCAAGAAGCGCATGAAAAGCAAGAGTTTGGGCTGCGAATCATCGAAGCACAGGAAGAAGAGCGTAGACGCCTTTCTAGAGAAATGCATGATGGTCCGGCACAAATGCTTGCAAACATTCTCCTCCGATCTGAGCTTATAGATCGTACATTTAGAGAAAGAAGTCCAGAGGAAGCACTGGAAGAAATAAAAGATATGCGGAAAATGGTTCGTTCTTCCTTGTACGAAGTACGACGAATTATATATGATCTTCGCCCGATGGCTTTAGACGACTTAGGACTTATCCCTACCATGAAGAAATATTTGGCTAATATGTCGGAATACAACAAGATAGACATAGAGTTTACGACACATGGAAAAGAACGAAGATTTAATTCTAAATATGAAGTAGCTTTGTTTCGTCTCGTTCAAGAATCCGTACAGAATGCCATCAAGCATGCAGAAGCTTCCTCCATCCAAGTGAAAGTAGAAATAACGGAGAGTGCCGTACTTGTCGTTATAAAAGATGATGGAAAAGGCTTTGACACGAAGCATAAAAAAGATCACTCCTTTGGTCTAGTTGGAATGAAAGAAAGAGTAGATATGTTAGAAGGTCAATTGAAAATCACTTCCAAGGTCGGAAAGGGAACAACGATATTCATTCAAGTCCCTTTAAATGAATGA
- a CDS encoding YigZ family protein, producing MLNSYYTVKSEGSDEVIIQKSRFIGHVKRVETEEEAMKFIEHIKKKHQDATHNCSAYMIGEHDLIQKANDDGEPSGTAGVPILDVLKKRGLKDTAVVVTRYFGGIKLGAGGLIRAYSSTTSQAIETTGVVKRQLMQQFIIGIDYTLLGKVENELRNSEFHLDKIDYLENVQLSVFVETQKDKLFQDWMVDLTSDQASITKGKQDYFEMDV from the coding sequence ATGTTAAACAGTTATTATACCGTTAAATCGGAAGGCAGCGATGAAGTAATCATTCAAAAATCTCGGTTTATTGGACATGTAAAAAGAGTCGAAACCGAAGAAGAAGCAATGAAGTTTATTGAACATATCAAAAAGAAGCATCAAGATGCGACCCACAATTGCTCTGCATATATGATTGGGGAGCACGATTTAATTCAAAAAGCAAATGATGATGGCGAGCCATCTGGAACAGCCGGTGTCCCGATTCTAGATGTTTTAAAGAAAAGAGGGTTAAAGGATACAGCCGTTGTCGTTACTCGATACTTTGGTGGAATTAAGTTAGGAGCAGGTGGACTAATCAGAGCGTATTCTAGTACAACCTCTCAAGCTATTGAAACGACCGGAGTTGTAAAACGACAATTAATGCAACAATTTATCATTGGTATTGATTATACATTACTAGGCAAAGTAGAAAACGAACTCAGGAATTCCGAATTCCATTTGGACAAGATCGATTACCTTGAAAACGTCCAGCTATCCGTGTTTGTGGAAACCCAGAAAGACAAGCTCTTTCAAGATTGGATGGTTGATTTAACAAGCGATCAAGCTTCCATCACAAAAGGAAAACAAGATTATTTTGAAATGGATGTGTAA
- the nagB gene encoding glucosamine-6-phosphate deaminase translates to MQITEVKHYEEMSKKASELIINRIKQMPKTVLGLATGSTPEGMYKELVQAHKNGEISFSNTTTYNLDEYIGLPSEDKNSYRFYMNDRLFHHIDIPLEQTNVPNGMASDLTKECKVYDESIRQSGGIDLQVLGIGVNGHIGFNEPGTSFETGTHVVQLAPSTIHANARFFASEEDVPKQAITMGIQSIMKSKEIILLISGAKKADAVFQLLHGEVSEIFPASILQNHQNVHLIADEAALSKVKENGMRSLR, encoded by the coding sequence ATGCAAATAACCGAAGTGAAACATTATGAGGAAATGAGTAAAAAGGCAAGCGAGCTCATCATAAATCGTATCAAACAAATGCCAAAGACAGTACTTGGATTAGCAACGGGTTCTACACCTGAAGGTATGTATAAAGAATTAGTGCAAGCGCATAAAAACGGGGAAATATCCTTTTCGAATACGACAACATACAATTTAGATGAGTACATTGGTTTGCCGTCCGAAGATAAAAATAGCTATCGTTTTTATATGAATGACCGGTTATTTCACCATATTGATATTCCTCTGGAACAAACTAATGTACCAAATGGAATGGCATCTGATTTGACGAAAGAATGTAAAGTGTATGATGAAAGCATTCGTCAAAGTGGTGGCATCGATTTACAGGTTCTCGGTATTGGTGTAAATGGACATATTGGATTTAATGAACCTGGAACTTCATTTGAAACAGGGACGCACGTCGTTCAGTTAGCCCCTTCTACCATTCATGCAAACGCTCGATTTTTTGCTTCAGAGGAAGATGTACCGAAACAAGCGATTACGATGGGAATTCAATCCATTATGAAAAGTAAGGAAATCATTCTATTGATTTCCGGGGCAAAAAAAGCGGATGCTGTGTTCCAACTCCTTCATGGGGAAGTGTCCGAAATTTTTCCAGCTTCTATCTTGCAAAACCATCAGAATGTTCATTTGATTGCAGATGAAGCGGCATTATCCAAAGTGAAAGAAAATGGTATGCGCAGTCTTCGTTAA
- the nagA gene encoding N-acetylglucosamine-6-phosphate deacetylase yields the protein MRRDTIWIKNVDIYKEEEIIKKGSIVLQDGIIHQILNGDASPHVPIDAVVDGGGRSLIPGFIDGHIHGANGADVMDASEEAIDTMARALPAEGTTSFLATTITQSKENIDQALENIGKYENKPGNAEVIGVHLEGPFINKEKAGAQPEDHILAPDVEQFDEWQRMSNDRIKTITLAPECDKDYALINYLQQKGITISAGHTSAGFAEMKKAVEHGVRQVTHLANAMTGLHHRDIGVVGAAFLLEELRAELIADGVHVSPDMIHIFYQNIGKERLMLITDALRAKCLQPGTYDLGGQSVTVTDKQATLENGTLAGSILKLIDGARNMMDFTGAALQDVIKMTSENPAKQIHVFDKKGSIEIGKDADLVLVDDNLHIYQTYCRGILSYKEGS from the coding sequence ATGCGCAGGGACACGATTTGGATAAAAAATGTTGATATATATAAAGAAGAAGAGATTATCAAAAAAGGTTCTATTGTTTTACAGGATGGAATTATTCATCAAATTTTGAACGGAGATGCTTCTCCTCATGTTCCAATCGATGCGGTTGTGGATGGGGGAGGACGTAGTTTAATACCGGGTTTCATTGATGGTCATATTCATGGAGCAAATGGTGCAGATGTGATGGATGCTAGTGAAGAAGCAATCGACACCATGGCGCGAGCACTTCCAGCGGAAGGAACGACTAGTTTCTTAGCTACGACGATTACACAGTCAAAAGAAAATATTGATCAGGCACTTGAAAATATCGGAAAGTATGAAAATAAGCCAGGAAATGCAGAGGTAATAGGGGTTCATTTAGAGGGACCATTTATTAACAAAGAAAAAGCAGGCGCTCAGCCGGAAGATCATATTTTAGCCCCTGATGTAGAACAATTCGATGAATGGCAACGGATGTCCAACGACAGGATTAAAACGATTACGCTCGCTCCGGAGTGTGACAAGGATTATGCACTCATTAACTATTTACAACAAAAGGGAATTACGATTTCTGCTGGTCATACGAGTGCAGGGTTTGCAGAAATGAAGAAAGCGGTGGAGCATGGGGTTCGCCAAGTTACGCATCTAGCAAACGCGATGACTGGATTGCACCATCGAGACATAGGGGTAGTAGGTGCAGCCTTCTTGTTAGAAGAGTTGCGTGCTGAATTAATTGCGGATGGCGTTCATGTATCTCCAGATATGATTCATATTTTCTATCAAAACATCGGAAAAGAACGTCTAATGCTGATTACCGATGCATTACGAGCAAAGTGTTTACAACCGGGAACGTATGACCTAGGTGGTCAATCGGTAACCGTAACTGATAAACAAGCAACACTAGAAAATGGAACATTGGCAGGAAGTATTTTGAAGCTAATCGACGGTGCCAGGAATATGATGGATTTCACAGGTGCAGCGTTACAAGATGTGATTAAAATGACATCGGAGAATCCAGCAAAGCAAATTCATGTTTTCGATAAAAAAGGAAGTATTGAAATAGGCAAGGATGCCGATCTTGTACTAGTAGATGATAATCTTCATATTTATCAAACCTATTGTCGTGGAATATTAAGCTATAAGGAGGGAAGTTAA
- a CDS encoding GntR family transcriptional regulator: MLNKNSPLPIYYQLEEEIRQLIQSGQLKPGELLPSEREYAELHEISRMTVRQAINNLASEGLLYRQKGKGTFVAEKKFEQNLQGLTSFSEDMKARGLTPSSRLLTFEEMMANSNVAAKLQISEGDKVYLMQRIRLANGDPVAVEAIYTPKSVVGSLSKEDYSGSFYEYMEQQKGLQIGHAEQELESALANPFEIEHLQVNSGDPVLLMKRITYLSNGIPFEYVKSAYRADRYKFKLDLPR, encoded by the coding sequence ATGTTAAATAAAAATTCTCCTCTACCTATTTATTACCAACTTGAGGAAGAAATAAGACAATTAATCCAATCCGGACAATTAAAACCAGGCGAGTTGTTACCATCAGAACGTGAATACGCTGAATTACATGAGATTAGTCGAATGACAGTTCGACAAGCAATTAACAACTTAGCTTCAGAAGGGTTACTATATCGACAAAAAGGGAAAGGAACCTTTGTTGCCGAGAAGAAGTTTGAACAAAATCTCCAAGGCTTAACAAGCTTTAGTGAGGATATGAAAGCTCGAGGTTTGACTCCCTCTAGCAGGCTGTTAACCTTTGAGGAAATGATGGCCAATTCTAATGTTGCAGCGAAACTGCAAATATCAGAAGGAGACAAGGTCTATCTGATGCAGCGAATCAGATTAGCGAATGGTGATCCTGTTGCCGTAGAGGCAATATATACGCCTAAATCTGTAGTTGGCTCATTGTCGAAGGAAGACTACTCGGGCTCTTTTTATGAATATATGGAGCAACAAAAAGGACTTCAAATTGGTCACGCGGAACAAGAATTAGAATCTGCACTAGCTAACCCATTTGAAATTGAGCATCTACAAGTAAATAGTGGAGATCCGGTGCTTCTCATGAAACGAATAACATACTTGTCCAATGGTATCCCCTTCGAATATGTAAAATCAGCTTACCGTGCAGATCGCTACAAATTTAAATTAGACTTACCTAGATAG
- a CDS encoding VanZ family protein has protein sequence MKKYRYWIFPFSVMAIIFYSSHQPYQEQDIKPFLGEWMDLSFLIPALDHISFTYHNSEVSIAALGIHGFIEFFIRKGAHVSIYCLLMIAFYVALSKSDRRSYWLPFCLTVFYAITDEWHQSLTPNRTPYVGDVGLDSVGASIAVILIMASRVIKKNKRIKRRKGTDR, from the coding sequence ATGAAAAAATATAGATATTGGATATTTCCATTTAGTGTGATGGCGATTATCTTTTATTCATCCCATCAACCTTATCAGGAGCAGGATATTAAACCGTTTTTAGGAGAGTGGATGGATCTTTCTTTTCTTATTCCTGCCTTAGATCATATCTCTTTTACTTACCACAATTCGGAGGTAAGTATAGCGGCTTTAGGAATCCATGGTTTTATTGAATTTTTTATACGTAAAGGGGCTCATGTATCGATTTACTGTTTGCTGATGATAGCGTTTTATGTGGCATTGTCTAAGAGTGACCGAAGAAGCTATTGGCTCCCATTCTGTCTGACTGTCTTTTATGCGATTACCGATGAATGGCATCAAAGCCTAACGCCAAATCGAACTCCATATGTGGGCGATGTGGGGTTAGATTCAGTTGGGGCTAGTATTGCAGTAATACTCATTATGGCTAGTCGTGTGATCAAAAAGAATAAGCGAATTAAAAGGAGAAAAGGAACGGATAGGTAA
- a CDS encoding penicillin-binding transpeptidase domain-containing protein has translation MKNLYSLLVIISMMIIILGCSKDEVTPEEKMEQFVSMWNDQKFSNMYDMLSEKAQSSYSEEEVINRYEKIYEDLGIQDLEVKMGNVDSNHKNEDVVTLPFHVSMDSVAGPISFDYEATWMKTETEEEKNWKLDWDPGFIFPELKNGGEISLKTEQPLRGEIMDRNQNGLAINEAIYEIGVVPEKFGEDAEETKKKLAKLLNMNVNSIDQAINAEWVEPSLFVPLKKIPRTDKALLDELFALEPVIKRDTTGRIYPYGKAAAHLIGYIGKITAEELDEVDSSQYSSNDMIGKRGIEQLFEKRLKGEKGVQIIIQQEGKEDIILAEKKVKHGEMIQLSIDAELQKDIYTSYQDKAGTAAAINPKTGETLALVSSPAFDPNQLTYGISQDEWNTLQNNPQSPLLNRFAATFAPGSAIKPITAAIGLEAETLDPNKGYPIHGLTWQKDDSWGNYKVTRVSKSNGPVDLEDALVRSDNIYFAMQAIEMGSKTLVHGLQSFGVEEEFPFTYPIEASSISKSGKIDSEGQLADTSFGQGQLQMSALHLATAYSPLLNDGDMIKPVLESDEAKSTIWKKDVMSSETFSILKDDLRKVVTAANGTAHSADVGDLKLAGKTGTAELKKAGEESGQENGWFVVYPESEELILSMMVEHTEDLGGSHFVVDKVVDILQ, from the coding sequence TTGAAGAATCTCTATTCTCTTTTAGTGATCATCTCCATGATGATCATCATACTTGGATGTTCCAAGGATGAAGTAACACCGGAAGAAAAGATGGAACAATTTGTATCAATGTGGAATGACCAGAAATTTTCTAACATGTACGACATGCTTTCAGAAAAGGCACAATCTTCTTATTCAGAAGAGGAAGTAATCAATCGGTATGAAAAAATTTATGAAGATCTCGGTATTCAAGACCTTGAGGTAAAGATGGGCAATGTAGATTCCAACCATAAGAACGAGGATGTGGTAACTTTGCCATTTCACGTAAGCATGGATTCTGTGGCTGGCCCTATCTCATTTGACTATGAGGCTACATGGATGAAAACAGAAACAGAAGAAGAAAAAAATTGGAAGCTTGACTGGGACCCGGGATTTATATTTCCAGAACTAAAAAATGGTGGTGAAATTTCTTTAAAAACAGAACAGCCTCTACGTGGTGAAATTATGGACCGTAACCAAAATGGACTAGCGATTAATGAGGCTATTTATGAAATAGGAGTCGTTCCTGAAAAATTTGGAGAAGATGCGGAAGAAACGAAAAAGAAACTAGCGAAATTATTAAATATGAATGTAAATTCCATTGACCAAGCAATAAACGCAGAATGGGTAGAGCCGAGCCTATTTGTACCGTTAAAAAAAATCCCTAGAACAGATAAGGCATTGTTGGACGAATTATTTGCTTTAGAGCCTGTGATTAAAAGAGATACGACTGGTCGAATCTACCCGTACGGAAAAGCAGCTGCTCATTTAATTGGTTATATAGGGAAGATAACAGCCGAAGAATTAGATGAAGTGGATAGCTCCCAGTATTCCTCAAACGACATGATAGGAAAACGCGGAATAGAACAGCTTTTTGAAAAACGGTTAAAAGGAGAAAAAGGCGTCCAAATTATTATCCAACAAGAAGGAAAAGAAGATATCATACTTGCAGAGAAAAAAGTGAAGCATGGAGAAATGATTCAGTTATCCATTGATGCCGAACTACAGAAGGACATTTATACATCCTATCAGGATAAAGCTGGTACGGCTGCTGCCATAAACCCGAAAACTGGTGAAACACTTGCGCTAGTTAGCAGTCCTGCTTTTGATCCGAATCAATTAACCTATGGCATAAGTCAGGATGAATGGAACACGTTACAAAACAATCCACAATCTCCATTATTAAATCGTTTTGCAGCAACCTTTGCACCCGGTTCGGCGATTAAACCGATTACTGCAGCAATTGGACTAGAAGCAGAAACACTTGATCCAAATAAGGGGTATCCAATCCATGGCTTAACTTGGCAAAAAGATGATTCATGGGGTAATTACAAGGTAACCCGAGTTTCCAAGTCTAATGGTCCGGTAGATTTAGAAGATGCACTTGTTCGTTCTGATAACATTTACTTTGCCATGCAAGCGATAGAAATGGGAAGTAAAACATTGGTACATGGCCTTCAATCCTTCGGGGTTGAGGAAGAATTTCCATTTACTTATCCGATTGAAGCATCGTCCATTTCCAAATCTGGAAAAATCGATTCAGAAGGGCAATTAGCGGATACGAGCTTTGGGCAAGGTCAATTACAAATGAGTGCTTTACATTTAGCAACAGCTTATTCACCATTATTGAATGATGGGGATATGATTAAGCCTGTTTTAGAATCAGATGAGGCTAAGAGTACGATTTGGAAAAAAGACGTAATGTCTTCTGAAACTTTCTCTATCTTAAAAGACGACTTACGCAAGGTTGTAACAGCTGCAAATGGTACAGCTCATTCTGCTGATGTTGGCGATCTAAAGTTAGCCGGTAAAACAGGAACTGCAGAGTTGAAAAAGGCAGGAGAGGAATCCGGACAAGAAAATGGGTGGTTTGTTGTGTATCCAGAATCAGAAGAGCTCATCTTATCTATGATGGTCGAGCATACCGAAGACCTTGGTGGAAGTCACTTTGTTGTGGATAAAGTGGTAGATATTCTTCAGTGA